The DNA window atatagtaaagtatggaaacactttgggtttcacacactgccaggaaaagcagagctagacatcatggctaaagctgcacgtTACCGCAAAACGACCgtggatgtttaaagagaacggagctgacggcagagctagagacggatttggcaaagttagcggaagtacaCGCGTTTGATTttgtccagttttcaaaataaggtgttaacaaactgtactgtatatacaaaatacatatatagaaatgagattgattggattatattcaccaaaaatataaaacattacatgctgaaaatcaaacacttttactgtatcaattaagatattttccaaagtaaaagtccctagaagtgtatgattaaactttttcccatggtctagtgttaaaaaagttaaccaaaatcgcaataaaacgtaatatcgaatcgcaatacttaaaatcgccatacatatcgaatcggcacccaagtatcgtgatagtatcaaatcgggagacaggtgtatcgtcccaggcCTACTATTATATCTACACTACTTGCTAGCACAAGCTGTGCTACTAGTCATCTGCTTGATTACTTAGTTGTTTAGACAATCAGGATTTTGTAACACACCAGAGTGATCTTGAAATAACACAGTGAAATAACAGCTATAAAATCGGTACAATGTTGATcttgtttattgtgtgtgtgctccaggCTGTGCAGGTCCACCCATGCTGTGTTGCCCTGGTGCAAACAGCACCTGTCACAGGGTGTGTTACTGTGACGCGTTCTGTCTGCAAAATAACGACTGCTGTTCTGACTACAGGTCAACCTGCACGCAATGTAAGTTGgggtgaaaacaaaaaaactgaaagGTACACTGTCATGTCGGTTTAGGATTTGAGAAGTGGTTTAAGATTTATAGTGCAAATCTCTCTTCCTCCTGACTGCAGCTTCTACCTCTGCGCCGCCAACCACACCCAGCACAACAAGCACAACAACCACACCCAGCACAACAAGCACAACAAGCACCACAAGCACAACAAACATCAGTACTACCTCTATGCTCGCAAATATCAGCACAACTTCAACATCCACAGCCTCTGACACTACGAGTACAAACAGTACATCTACACCGACAGATATCCCCCCGTCGTCGTCATCCGCGGTCTCTTCAACAACAGCACCCAGTACAACAAGCAGCACTACTGCATCAGATGTGAGCACAAACTCGGTGTCCATAGCGTtacccacaacaacaacaacaacaacaaccagccAAAAAAGCAGCAGTACTGCATCTACACCATTAGATGGCCTCACAACTTCAGCTTCCACAGTCTCCACAGCTACAGGTTGGTCATTATTACGATCTcacatttaaagaaatacattaaTTCTTTATGCCACTGCTGAAAATGTATTGGCAATCTTCTGTCTGTTTGCATCACCCTACAAATGACCTTCAGTTAGAGTCACCTCCTTTGGCATGTCTCCTTGTCCTCACAGCAGGGACAACACTGACAGATACCAGTACAACTCTGGATACCAGTAGTGTCGTATCTTTACCAGCAGATGGGGGCAAATCTGGGTCCACTGTTACCTCAAGCAAAGGTACAATGAGTCAGTCACATGGACTTCTGTACTTCAGTTATGCTAGTGAACAGTTTGAAtggtaaaatacattttctttctaCAGATGCCCAAATACTGACCTTTCGCCTAAAAGTTTCTGTTTTATCCCAGAATGAGGAAAACGATGTGATGTTAAAGGCTTTATCTGATGTAAGTACAAACCACCTTCAAATACACATCATATCACAAAATGACAATATTATACACACCTCTAGCGCTCACCTAATCAGTGAgtctcttttctctcacacaGTTTGTATCGCAGATACTTCTCCCGCAGAATTGTGAGGGCTGCACTTCGACTTTCAGACACATCGAACCCACCTGAGAAAGAGCCTATATGTTGTGATacatgttatttattatcattattattattcttactTAATCATTTTTGATATATGTACATGGATGTCACTGATGAAAAGTCACAAacagctatttatttatttactcttagttctctctttttatcattatatgATGTTTGATTGTTTACCCTGCCTACATGCAGATTGTTGTTCCCTCCCCATTTTCCCAGCCAATGGTGAATCAGTTCCCAACTAGGGGAGGTTTTGATGGAGGATTTGATCagtttgactctgatgaagacgcagTTGGCGTCGAAACATTAGTCTTCTTATAAAGTTGATTGCCTTAAATTCGTttgctccagtgtgctttggacctggtctctgaGGTCTCTCCTGTTACTAGGGCCTATAGTATGTTTCAGCCAGTGAAAACATCAGTTTGGATGCATCAGTGTGACAACAGGCTGCACAACTCTCAGAAACAACACTATCATCCgttaaaactaaataaactgTCATTGCCTTTAGGTTATCTATATTGTCTCTATTGTTTTTCAGCTAGGGTtcacataaaaacagaatacaAAAAGACAACATCAACGACAcatcaacacaataaaacacagagcTAGAGTAGGGAAATAGAAATTCGTACCAAGTACTCATATACAGTAGTGCAAATGTGCAAGTGTGCAAGTGTAAGGGAAGTGCAAAGAGTGCAGCCAGAGTGCTATGCTATCGGACATATTAATAGCACTTTGGGATGAAGGAGACGTGGAGTCTTTTAGTTCTCCTATCGGGTGCCCTGAAATAACGTCCTGAGGGCAAAAGCTTAAACTCCTTTAGGAGCGGATTGTCCTGGCAGTCCAATATAGTGGTAGCCCTTGTAAGGACCTGTAGTGTTAAAATTGTCCAGGAGCATATAGCCTGACGCCTCCCTGAAATCTACTGGCTATTTTAGCAAGACTTCCAAGTCTATTGTTGTTGGACAGATTTAGATTTCCAAACCAAGCAATAATACAAAAGGTTAAAACAGATTTTATAGAACATCTGTAAAAGACAGACATCATCTCAGAAGAAACGTTAAGAGTTaatttttctcaaaaaaaagaCCTTGCTGGACCTTTTTTGAGGTAGCATCAACATGGGATTCAAAGCACAGTTTGTCATCAAGAACAAACGTAAACTTAGAtaataaaatgacataaaaccACATATTTATTCAGTACTATCTGTTGAGAGTTAACTATTAGGGCAGGCTGATCAGCCGAAAACAGATCGAGGCAGTGCTGTTTGGCTAGATATTGTCTGCAAATTGTATTCCCGCACTTCAAGGGAGGACGATGAGCCAAATGTTTAATTATACTGAATTGTATTCCCGCACTTCAAGGGAGGACGATGAGCCAAATGTTTAATTATACTGGCAGTGGTGGTTCTGGCCCATTTAAACCACAGGGGACAGTTAAATAACTCTGAAACTAAGCGCTCATTTTAGACACTGTCagcctttttcagactttttttttacggacattttttcagacttttttttccaacatttttcaaacttttttttcagacatttttcagtctttttttcaaccatttttcaaattatttttttcagacttttttttattttacctttttcagacattgtttagacttttcttttccagcatttttcaaactttttttttcagacattttgtcagactttttttgggacatttttcagactttttttttcttttcttttttacctttttcagacatttttcagactttttttttacggaaattttttcagacttttttttccaacatttttcaaacttttttttcagacatttttcagtctttttttcaaccttttttcaaattatttttttcagacttttttttattttacctttttcagacattgtttagacttttcttttctagcatttttcaaactttttttttcagacttttttttcagacattttgtcagactttttttgggacatttttcagactttttttttcttttcttttttacctttttcagacatttttcagacttttttttacggaaattttttcagacttttttttccaacaaaggttttttttcagacatttttcagtcttttcttCCAGAATTTTTCAAAggtttttttccagacttttttttcagacacttttcagactttttttttacggacattttttcagtttttttttttttttttttttcagacattgtttagactttttttttcaaacatttttcaaacttttttttagacatttctttcagacattt is part of the Sebastes umbrosus isolate fSebUmb1 chromosome 12, fSebUmb1.pri, whole genome shotgun sequence genome and encodes:
- the LOC119498216 gene encoding cell wall protein DAN4-like, with amino-acid sequence MDRLYFFLQLAFLPLYDAQPAPTGCAGPPMLCCPGANSTCHRVCYCDAFCLQNNDCCSDYRSTCTQSSTSAPPTTPSTTSTTTTPSTTSTTSTTSTTNISTTSMLANISTTSTSTASDTTSTNSTSTPTDIPPSSSSAVSSTTAPSTTSSTTASDVSTNSVSIALPTTTTTTTTSQKSSSTASTPLDGLTTSASTVSTATAGTTLTDTSTTLDTSSVVSLPADGGKSGSTVTSSKDAQILTFRLKVSVLSQNEENDVMLKALSDFVSQILLPQNCEGCTSTFRHIEPT